One genomic segment of Mangifera indica cultivar Alphonso chromosome 6, CATAS_Mindica_2.1, whole genome shotgun sequence includes these proteins:
- the LOC123218924 gene encoding receptor-like protein kinase: MKFRLCHLLLLFTFSASLHAVFGLNNEGVALLSLLRRWTSVPYSLRSGWNTSDSTPCNWVGIECDSKNNVVSFNLSSYAISGQLGPEIGHLRELEIIDLSSNDFSGNLPEALGNCSALKCLDLSCNRFTGQIPDNFKHLQFLSALVLNNNSLEGEIPESLFQIPGLQVVLLHFNYFNGSIPSNVCDMGEVELLWLSGNRLSGTIPESIGNCSKLQALLLFDNNLVGVLPESLNNLKNLIYLDLQNNSLTGSIPLNFRNCKDLKLLSLSYNNFSGEIPPELGNCKSLESLLLHTNQLEGRIPAELGLPEQLSRLNLSKNRLSGKIPPELGKCRSLEILNLWKNQLEGRIPDELGMLSNLRYLKLSSNNLSGEIPYIIL; the protein is encoded by the coding sequence ATGAAGTTTAGGTTGTGCCATCTCTTGCTGTTATTTACCTTCTCTGCGTCTTTGCATGCCgtgtttggtttaaataatgAGGGGGTCGCTTTATTGTCACTTTTGAGGCGATGGACCTCGGTGCCATATTCCTTGAGGTCCGGTTGGAATACTTCAGATTCCACTCCATGCAATTGGGTTGGTATAGAATGTGATAGTAAGAATAATGTTGTCTCTTTTAACCTCTCCAGTTATGCAATTTCTGGTCAGCTTGGACCTGAAATTGGTCACTTGAGAGAGTTGGAGATTATTGATTTGAGTTCTAATGATTTCTCTGGTAATTTACCAGAAGCTCTAGGCAATTGTAGTGCACTTAAGTGCTTGGATTTGTCTTGTAATAGATTCACTGGTCAAATACCTGATAATTTCAAGCACTTGCAATTTTTGAGCGCCCTGGttttaaataacaattcttTAGAAGGCGAAATACCCGAATCATTGTTTCAAATTCCAGGTTTACAAGTAGTGCTTTTGCATTTCAACTATTTTAATGGTTCAATTCCTAGTAATGTTTGTGATATGGGTGAGGTTGAACTGTTATGGTTAAGTGGTAATAGGTTATCTGGTACCATTCCAGAGTCTATTGGGAATTGCAGTAAATTGCAAgctcttcttttgtttgataACAATCTAGTGGGTGTTTTGCCAGAGAGTCTAAACAatcttaaaaatcttatttatttggATCTTCAAAATAACAGTCTTACTGGTAGCATCCCTTTGAATTTTCGAAACTGCAAGGATTTGAAGTTATTGTCTTTGTCATATAACAATTTTAGTGGGGAGATTCCACCAGAATTAGGGAACTGTAAGTCCTTGGAAAGCTTGCTGTTACATACAAACCAACTTGAAGGTAGAATTCCAGCTGAGCTAGGCCTACCAGAACAGCTTTCTCGTCTTAACCTTTCTAAAAATCGTTTGTCGGGGAAGATTCCACCAGAATTAGGGAAGTGCAGGTCCTTGGAAATATTAAACTTATGGAAAAACCAACTTGAAGGCAGAATTCCAGATGAGCTAGGAATGCTGAGTAATTTACGGTATCTTAAACTGTCTTCCAACAATCTATCAGGTGAGATTCCATATATAATATTGTAG
- the LOC123218626 gene encoding RNA-binding protein with multiple splicing 2-like — protein sequence MAGAGIHPYHQQWPPAPAPPPPPAAASAAGPPPAPVPYDNTNRLTHDELRTIFITGLPEDVKERELQNLLRWLPGYEASQVNYKGEKPMGFALFSTAQLAVTAKDALQEMVFDAETKSVLHTEMAKKNLFVKRGIVADSNAYDQSKRLRTGGDYSHTGYTAPSPFHPPPPPVWGPHGYMAPAPPPYDPYGGYPVPPVPMPTPAPVPAPSSYVPVQNTKDNPPCNTLFIGNLGENINEEELRGLFSVQPGFKQMKVLRQERHTVCFIEFEDVNSATNVHHSLQGAVIPSSGAVGMRIQYSKNPFGKRKDGGHAIASPAANGAPPALTYQ from the exons ATGGCAGGCGCTGGAATCCACCCATACCACCAGCAATGGCCTCCAGCACCTGCTCCACCTCCGCCACCGGCCGCTGCATCCGCCGCCGGTCCGCCTCCTGCTCCTGTCCCTTACGACAACACTAACCGCCTCACCCATGATGAG CTTCGCACGATTTTCATAACGGGTCTGCCTGAAGACGTTAAGGAGAGAGAGCTGCAGAACCTACTGAGATGGTTACCTGGTTATGAGGCGTCACAAGTGAACTACAAGGGAGAAAAACCTATGGGTTTTGCTCTCTTCTCAACTGCCCAACTTGCAGTTACTGCGAAAGATGCTCTTCAG GAAATGGTATTTGATGCAGAGACTAAATCTGTGCTGCACACTGAGATGGCCAAGAAAAATCTTTTTGTTAAGAGAG GAATAGTTGCAGATTCTAATGCATACGATCAAAGCAAACGTTTGCGGACTGGTGGTGACTATTCACATACTGGTTATACAGCTCCATCTCCATTTCaccctcctcctcctcctgTTTGGGGTCCACATGG GTATATGGCTCCTGCTCCTCCCCCATATGACCCATATGGAGGTTATCCTGTTCCTCCAGTACCAATGCCTACTCCAGCTCCTGTACCAGCTCCCAGCAGTTATGTGCCTGTTCAG AATACAAAAGATAATCCTCCTTGCAATACCTTGTTTATTGGTAACCTTGGAGAGAATATAAATGAGGAAGAACTGAGGGGGCTATTCAGCGT GCAACCCGGATTTAAGCAAATGAAAGTCTTGAGACAAGAAAGACATACTGTTTGCTTTATTGAGTTTGAA GATGTGAACAGTGCAACCAACGTGCATCATAGTTTGCAGGGTGCTGTTATCCCTAGTTCTGGTGCTGTCGGCATGCGGATACA ATATTCAAAGAATCCGTTTGGAAAAAGGAAGGATGGTGGCCATGCTATTGCTTCTCCAGCAGCAAATGGAGCTCCACCAGCTCTGACCTATCAGTAG
- the LOC123218627 gene encoding small nuclear ribonucleoprotein E-like encodes MASTKVQRIMTQPINLIFRFLQSKARIQIWLFEQKDLKIEGRIIGFDEYMNLVLDDAEEVNIKKKSRKSLGRILLKGDNITLMMNTGK; translated from the exons ATGGCCAGCACCAAAGTTCAGAGGATCATGACTCAACCTATT AACCTGATTTTCAGGTTTCTCCAAAGC AAAGCTCGCATTCAGATCTGGCTGTTTGAGCAGAAAGATTTGAAAATCGAAGGCCGTATCATT GGATTTGATGAGTACATGAATTTGGTTTTGGATGATGCTGAAGAAGTTAACATAAAGAAGAAGAGTAGGAAGTCACTGG GGAGGATACTCTTGAAGGGAGACAATATAACTCTTATGATGAATAC GGGGAAATGA
- the LOC123218923 gene encoding receptor-like protein kinase, whose protein sequence is MKFRLCHFLLLFSFSVSSHAVFGLNNDGVALLSLLRQWTSVPSSLRSSWNTSDSTPCNWVGIICDSKNNVVSVNLTRYAISGQLGPEIGHLRELQTIDLSYNDFSGNLPEALGNCSALKWLELSCNRFTGQIPQNFKHLQFLRYLLLNNNSLEGEIPESLFQIPGLEEVLLHYNYFNGSIPRNVCDMSEVVILLLSGNRLSGTIPESIGNCSKLQGLFLSENNLVGVLPESLMNLENLAYLAVGNNSLNGSIALVSGNCKNLYILILSSNNFSGEIPPGLGNCSSLTILDLSENRLSGKIPPELGKCMSLETLSLWKNQLEGRIPDELGMLSNLRYLKLSFNNLSGEIPHIKL, encoded by the coding sequence ATGAAGTTTAGGTTGTGCCATTTCTTGCTGTTATTTAGCTTCTCTGTGTCTTCGCATGCtgtgtttggtttaaataaCGATGGGGTCGCTTTATTGTCACTCTTGAGGCAATGGACCTCGGTGCCATCTTCCTTGAGGTCCAGTTGGAATACTTCAGATTCCACTCCATGTAATTGGGTTGGTATAATATGTGATAGTAAGAATAATGTTGTCTCTGTTAACCTCACGCGTTATGCAATTTCTGGTCAGCTTGGACCTGAAATTGGTCACTTGAGAGAGTTGCAGACTATTGATTTGAGTTATAATGATTTCTCTGGTAATTTACCAGAAGCTCTAGGCAATTGTAGTGCGCTTAAGTGGTTGGAATTGTCTTGTAATAGATTCACTGGTCAAATTCCTCAAAATTTCAAGCACTTGCAATTTTTGAGGTACTTGCttttaaataacaattcttTAGAAGGCGAAATACCCGAATCATTGTTTCAAATTCCAGGTTTAGAAGAAGTTCTTTTGCATTACAACTATTTTAATGGTTCAATTCCTAGGAATGTTTGTGATATGAGTGAGGttgtgattttacttttaagtgGTAATAGGTTATCTGGTACCATTCCAGAGTCTATTGGAAATTGCAGTAAATTGCAAGGgctttttttaagtgaaaacaATCTAGTGGGTGTTTTGCCAGAGAGtctaatgaatcttgaaaatctTGCTTATTTGGCTGTTGGGAATAACAGTCTTAATGGTAGCATCGCTTTGGTTTCTGGAAACTGCAAgaatttgtatattttgattttgtcatCTAACAATTTTAGTGGGGAGATTCCACCAGGTTTGGGGAATTGCAGTAGCTTAACAATTCTTGACCTTTCTGAAAATCGTTTGTCCGGGAAAATTCCACCAGAATTAGGGAAGTGCATGTCCTTGGAAACATTGAGCTTATGGAAAAACCAACTTGAAGGTAGAATTCCAGATGAGCTAGGGATGCTGAGTAATTTACGGTATCTTAAACTGTCTTTCAACAATCTATCAGGTGAGATTCCACATATCAAATTGTAG
- the LOC123218925 gene encoding cation/H(+) antiporter 4-like, whose amino-acid sequence MKNVTSQGRYPVESCISLPPKISSAGLLREFEDENYSWLDFASPRLQLILAGLLLSEAVLPKQWSDVLMTQDNVQLLSTLTTFGYTFFVFICGVKMDISMVTRVGSKACYLALMLILPPMIYTVSSIVIMSNSHKEFTSIFYISPMFYMTSFPVIHGILTDLKILNSELGKLAESAASVADFLSCICVFGASAALCTIQGIPPSLSPQIGPIMFIFIIMIVLRPVMLLIVKLTPEGRQLNQTCIYAIIVMFLFSTRLLPEVLNKNIPLFVIYAIGLAVPHGPPFGSSLVEKFDCIGSGFLVPIFVTTCSMRLQKLSLDFNNDMVKKHVIISTVTLLVKFVSCLGPLLYQKMHKSDAFALALILSAKGVVELAVYTFMSDGKILSPEVFHAGLVFVAITASIVPVLVRKFYDPSRKYAGYQIRKIMDARPDEELQIITCINVPNNVTAVINMLNISSPTKETPLVVNVLHLVKLSGVDGPIFLSHQKRSKSLSGYWYSENVILSFKKFEGNHWGAVTLNAFTAISPPEFMYDDICSLALDKLVSLIILPFHKTWYIDGSLESEDQTIRNLNQRILEKAPCSVGILIDHGNIRRPDYSDSQAQSYSEVAMLFFGGNDDREALTLARRMARNTKVRLTVAQFIAKSDDEEVDWETVLDSEVLKNVKSNDYANYIKHIVKDGRETVKIIHSMVDKFDLMIVGRRHNTEDPQTSGLKEWSEFPEIGIMGDLLASKDLSGKCSVLVVQQQHTV is encoded by the exons ATGAAGAATGTCACAAGCCAAGGAAGATACCCAGTTGAGAGCTGCATTTCACTTCCTCCAAAGATCAGCTCTGCTGGCTTGTTGAGGGAATTTGAGGACGAAAATTATAGTTGGCTCGATTTTGCATCTCCAAGACTTCAGTTGATCCTG GCTGGTTTACTATTATCAGAAGCAGTACTTCCAAAGCAATGGTCAGACGTTCTGATGACTCAAGATAATGTACAATTGCTTAGCACCTTAACAACCTTTGGCTATACATTTTTTGTGTTCATATGTGGAGTGAAAATGGACATCAGCATGGTAACCAGGGTGGGATCAAAGGCTTGTTATCTGGCTTTAATGTTGATTCTCCCACCGATGATTTACACTGTCTCAAGCATTGTTATAATGAGCAACAGCCATAAAGAATTCACCAGCATCTTCTATATTTCACCAATGTTTTACATGACATCTTTTCCAGTCATTCATGGCATTCTCACAGACCTGAAAATCCTTAACTCAGAACTTGGTAAACTAGCGGAATCAGCCGCCAGTGTTGCTGACTTTCTTAGTTGTATTTGTGTATTTGGCGCCTCTGCTGCTTTATGCACAATTCAAGGAATTCCTCCATCTCTTTCTCCTCAAATAGGACCAATCATgttcatttttatcattatgaTTGTGCTCAGACCAGTAATGCTTTTGATTGTGAAATTAACCCCTGAAGGAAGgcaattaaatcaaacttgcaTTTATGCAATTATAGTAATGTTTCTCTTCAGTACCAGGCTCCTTCCTGAAgttttaaataagaatatacCCCTTTTTGTCATTTATGCTATTGGTCTAGCTGTCCCTCATGGACCCCCATTTGGATCTTCCCTGGTGGAGAAATTTGACTGCATAGGTTCAGGGTTTTTGGTCCCAATTTTTGTGACAACATGTTCCATGAGATTACAAAAGTTATCTCTTGATTTCAATAACGATATGGTAAAAAAACATGTAATCATTTCTACTGTGACTTTGTTGGTGAAATTTGTGTCATGTTTGGGGCCATTATTGTATCAGAAAATGCATAAATCTGATGCATTTGCTCTTGCTCTCATATTGAGTGCCAAAGGAGTTGTTGAGCTTGCTGTCTACACATTCATGAGTGATGGAAAG ATTTTGTCTCCGGAAGTATTTCATGCGGGGCTTGTTTTTGTCGCTATCACTGCAAGCATTGTGCCTGTTTTGGTGAGAAAATTTTATGATCCTTCAAGGAAATATGCAGGCTATCAAATAAGGAAAATCATGGATGCCAGGCCTGATGAAGAACTGCAAATTATCACTTGCATTAATGTTCCAAACAATGTCACAGCAGTCATCAACATGTTGAACATTTCATCTCCCACAAAGGAAACACCTTTAGTTGTTAATGTTCTTCACCTTGTCAAGCTTAGCGGAGTTGATGGCCCAATTTTCCTTTCCCATCAAAAGAGAAGCAAAAGCCTCAGTGGATACTGGTACTCTGAAAATGTCATACTTTCCTTCAAGAAATTTGAGGGAAATCATTGGGGAGCTGTAACATTGAACGCCTTCACAGCTATCTCTCCACCAGAGTTCATGTATGATGATATTTGTTCCCTTGCACTTGACAAGCTTGTCTCTCTTATCATCCTCCCATTTCATAAAACATGGTACATTGACGGCTCACTCGAATCCGAAGACCAAACCATCAGGAATCTAAACCAAAGAATCCTGGAAAAAGCTCCTTGTTCTGTAGGAATCCTCATTGATCATGGCAACATAAGACGTCCTGACTATTCAGATTCGCAAGCACAATCATACTCTGAGGTTGCTATGCTATTCTTTGGTGGCAACGATGATCGTGAGGCGTTGACACTAGCTAGAAGAATGGCTAGAAACACCAAAGTCAGGCTTACAGTAGCACAATTTATTGCCAAGAGTGATGATGAGGAAGTAGACTGGGAAACAGTGCTTGATTCTGAGGTTCTTAAGAATGTTAAGAGCAATGATTATGCCAATTACATTAAACACATTGTAAAGGATGGGCGTGAGACAGtgaaaattattcattcaatggTTGACAAATTTGATCTCATGATTGTTGGGAGAAGACACAACACAGAAGATCCACAAACTTCAGGGCTCAAAGAATGGAGTGAGTTTCCAGAGATTGGAATTATGGGAGACTTGCTTGCTTCAAAAGATTTATCTGGGAAATGTTCTGTCTTGGTTGTGCAGCAACAACATACAGTTTAA